The segment CAATCGTTCATTTTTCTCTTCGCCAGCAAGTAGTCGACGAAGTAGCACGGTAACTTGTGCCAGCAATGCACATTTCTTTTTTTGATCGCGTAATTCCCAATAGGTATTGTACCGTTCTTTAGCACCTGTGATTCTCCAAACTTCTCTTCCTCGGACAAGAGAAATGTCCACACACGCTAGGTCCTGCAAATTGTATCTGAGTTTTGATTGTTCAACTCTCACACTCCGCGCGACCGCCCTTATGAGTCCGAACTCTTTAGTGAGTAATGAAAGATACCGATGTGACTCACCGGTATCTATTC is part of the Patescibacteria group bacterium genome and harbors:
- a CDS encoding recombination protein O N-terminal domain-containing protein, whose amino-acid sequence is MHTTEGFVIGGIDTGESHRYLSLLTKEFGLIRAVARSVRVEQSKLRYNLQDLACVDISLVRGREVWRITGAKERYNTYWELRDQKKKCALLAQVTVLLRRLLAGEEKNERLFSIISNGIAFLRNEKLNDNELKLFEYLIILRILHSLGYIGKVAQTDPLVSSELFKRNMLTAVALVQTAVVRGINKALKESHL